In Humulus lupulus chromosome 7, drHumLupu1.1, whole genome shotgun sequence, the following are encoded in one genomic region:
- the LOC133788786 gene encoding probable serine/threonine-protein kinase PBL3, translating into MGNCCRKPAKCAHASSVNFCDSTNPGSNAKIVSTASSQDPPLGDSLPTKVNISISSTVKSFSFIDLKNATKNFRSDSLLGEGGFGWVFKGWIDPNTFAPARPGTGTVVAVKRLKRESFQGHKEWLAEVNYLGQLRHKNLVKLIGYCSESDNRLLVYEFLPKGSLENHLFRKGVQPISWATRMSIAIDVAQGLSFLHSLDANVIYRDLKASNILLDSDFSAKLSDFGLARDGPTGDNTHVSTRVLGTRGYAAPEYVATGHLTPKNDVYSFGVVLLELLSGRRAMDDDKVGGAEETLVDWAKPFLSDNRRVLRIMDTRLGGQYSKKAAQAAAALSVQCLHTDPKNRPLMIDVLAKLEQIHTSKDVSITRQSSDHHGGRHSNHHHKTA; encoded by the exons ATGGGAAACTGCTGTAGAAAACCTGCCAAGTGTGCTCATGCTTCTTCTGTCAACTTTTGTG ATAGCACAAATCCAGGTAGCAATGCCAAGATTGTTTCAACAGCATCGTCCCAGGACCCACCATTAGGAGATTCTTTGCCAACCAaagttaatatatctatttccagCACAGTTAAGTCCTTTAGCTTCATTGATCTCAAGAATGCCACGAAGAACTTCCGATCAGACAGCCTACTTGGAGAGGGAGGATTTGGGTGGGTCTTCAAAGGATGGATTGATCCAAACACATTTGCTCCTGCTAGACCAGGCACTGGGACGGTGGTGGCTGTCAAGAGGCTCAAGCGAGAGAGCTTTCAAGGGCACAAGGAATGGCTT GCAGAAGTGAATTATTTAGGTCAGCTTCGCCACAAAAACCTTGTGAAACTCATAGGCTATTGCTCAGAGTCTGACAATAGACTTCTTGTCTATGAGTTTCTGCCAAAAGGAAGTTTGGAAAACCATTTATTTAGGA AAGGGGTACAACCTATTTCTTGGGCTACACGCATGAGCATTGCTATTGACGTTGCACAGGGGTTGTCTTTCTTGCATAGTTTAGATGCTAATGTCATCTATCGTGATTTAAAGGCTTCCAACATTCTACTTGATTCG GATTTCAGTGCTAAACTTTCTGATTTTGGCTTAGCAAGAGATGGTCCTACTGGTGATAATACTCATGTTTCAACCAGAGTACTGGGAACTCGAGGCTATGCTGCCCCAGAATATGTAGCTACTG GACACTTGACTCCAAAGAATGATGTATACAGCTTTGGTGTAGTCTTGTTAGAATTGCTATCAGGAAGACGAGCAATGGACGATGATAAAGTTGGTGGTGCGGAAGAAACATTGGTAGATTGGGCGAAGCCATTCTTGAGTGATAATAGACGCGTTTTAAGAATCATGGACACAAGGTTAGGTGGTCAATACTCCAAAAAAGCAGCTCAAGCAGCAGCTGCACTTTCTGTGCAGTGCCTCCACACAGATCCAAAGAATAGGCCACTGATGATCGATGTTCTAGCCAAATTGGAACAGATTCATACATCTAAAGATGTTTCGATCACCAGACAATCTAGCGATCATCATGGCGGCAGGCATTCAAATCATCATCACAAGACTGCATAA